From a region of the Hippopotamus amphibius kiboko isolate mHipAmp2 chromosome 3, mHipAmp2.hap2, whole genome shotgun sequence genome:
- the FAM72A gene encoding protein FAM72A isoform X1 → MSTSSCSFKDRRVSILCCKFCKQVLSSRGMKAVLLADTEIDLFSTDIPPTNAVDFIGRCYFTEICKCKLKDIACLKCGNIVGYHVIVPCCSCLLSCNNGHFWMFHSQAVYGVNRLDSTGVNFLLWGNLPEVEESTDEDMLDISAEECIR, encoded by the exons ATGTCTACCAGCAGCTGTAGTTTCAAGGACCGGCGCGTGTCCATCCTGTGTTGCAAATTCTGTAAACAAGTGCTCAGCTCTAGGGGAATGAAGGCTGTTTTGCTGGCTGACACTGAAATAGACCTTTTCTCTACAGACATTCCTCCTACCAA TGCAGTGGACTTCATTGGAAGATGCTATTTCACTGAAATCTGCAAGTGTAAACTGAAGGACATCGCATGTTTAAAATG TGGGAACATTGTAGGTTATCATGTGATTGTTCCATGTTgttcctgccttctttcctgcAACAACGGACACTTCTGGATGTTTCACAGCCAGGCAGTTTATGGTGTTAACAGATTAGACTCTACTG GTGTAAACTTCCTACTTTGGGGCAACTTGCCAGAGGTAGAGGAGAGTACAGATGAAGACATGCTAGATATCTCAGCAGAGGAGTGTATTAGATGA
- the FAM72A gene encoding protein FAM72A isoform X2, with protein sequence MSTSSCSFKDRRVSILCCKFCKQVLSSRGMKAVLLADTEIDLFSTDIPPTNAVDFIGRCYFTEICKCKLKDIACLKWCKLPTLGQLARGRGEYR encoded by the exons ATGTCTACCAGCAGCTGTAGTTTCAAGGACCGGCGCGTGTCCATCCTGTGTTGCAAATTCTGTAAACAAGTGCTCAGCTCTAGGGGAATGAAGGCTGTTTTGCTGGCTGACACTGAAATAGACCTTTTCTCTACAGACATTCCTCCTACCAA TGCAGTGGACTTCATTGGAAGATGCTATTTCACTGAAATCTGCAAGTGTAAACTGAAGGACATCGCATGTTTAAAATG GTGTAAACTTCCTACTTTGGGGCAACTTGCCAGAGGTAGAGGAGAGTACAGATGA